The following are encoded in a window of Anopheles gambiae chromosome X, idAnoGambNW_F1_1, whole genome shotgun sequence genomic DNA:
- the LOC1270463 gene encoding fasciclin-1, with amino-acid sequence MDIPTSSRHGVGQYGRHVVFLLACLQLLPTVWTVGRSSSVTLEARMRDDPDLSEFYSLIERDEIAMSRLVHHPLTIFAPTNQAFQSYLNNKTHLNYHMSSTPLRLSQLGDTVRSLNDDGTPLYITRRRPLSGMQEDLYVNSAKIVRERSNMEFKNTRGYTQILHIIDDVLTPITTVFNKTLDTPNPDAWGFLQSVEAINIEPHRVRSFRKKILNLKRDQVFKKSGISTFFIPVETGFKVPPNPTLSMIDKRVIDGHVIPNKAIFTTPAPYGKPLETLQFEDDLRVTITFFRHETGKNTHRVFVVSNTMYSNSRLTPGAVIAEIVKPNIPVANGVVHLIHRPLVIVDMHGMQMLTDNSHTLWSKFRDLIEDYAPEFLNVLRGMSQMTLFVPQDEAVAQMMQTNFMSNRKKLLEVLMMHVVPDAITIDKIKRNNQNHIYQIPTMNSRRFLYFNLNENRTTHDKSVTVEGGGVNASLVLGDIATKDGYIHIIDRMLGVSYMTVQEKLETDPMLNLTYHFGKLNHFNDQLNMTNKRFTYFVPRDKAWIQWFIEHPAANLDDFVRNREQSRMVLEHHLIVADRVFSMGDLRNMSHDSLILPTVGLESLQIRVKEEDNRYFIQWKETGRWTTVFRADVECTNGLIHVIDVPFVHEYDMITSDGHRLYGIEPLTLLLVTVLTALGAV; translated from the exons ATGGACATACCGACGTCCAGCCGCCATGGTGTTGGCCAGTATGGCCGACATGTAGTATTTCTTCTCGCGTGCCTTCAATTGCTGCCGACGGTCTGGACAGTGGGCCGGTCATCATCCGTTACGCTCGAGGCGCGTATGCGAGACGATCCCGACCTGTCCGAG TTCTACTCGCTAATCGAACGCGATGAAATCGCCATGTCCAGGCTGGTTCACCATCCACTGACAATATTTGCGCCCACGAACCAAGCCTTCCAGAGTTACctcaacaacaaaacgcaccTCAACTATCACATGT CGTCCACTCCGCTCCGGCTATCGCAGCTGGGCGATACGGTGCGTTCGCTCAACGACGACGGTACGCCGCTGTACATCACGCGTCGCCGGCCGCTGAGCGGCATGCAGGAGGACCTGTACGTGAACAGTGCGAAAATTGTCCGGGAGCGGTCGAACATGGAGTTTAAAAACACCCGCGGCTACACCCAG ATACTGCACATTATAGACGATGTGCTGACTCCCATAACGACCGTGTTCAACAAAACGCTCGATACGCCCAATCCTGATGCATGGGGATTCCTGCAGAGCGTAGAAGCGATCAACATTGAGCCGCACCGGGTGAG GTCCTTTCGAAAGAAGATACTGAACCTGAAGCGCGACCAGGTGTTCAAGAAGTCGGGCATCTCCACCTTCTTCATACCGGTCGAGACGGGCTTCAAG GTGCCGCCCAATCCCACTCTGAGCATGATTGACAAACGGGTCATCGATGGGCATGTCATACCAAACAAAGCCATCTTTACAACGCCGGCCCCGTACGGGAAGCCGCTGGAGACGCTCCAGTTTGAGGACGATCTGAGGGTGACAATTACCTTCTTCCGGCACGAAACTGGCAAGAATACACATCGAG TGTTTGTCGTATCGAACACAATGTACTCCAACTCGCGGCTGACACCGGGTGCGGTGATAGCGGAAATCGTGAAGCCGAACATTCCGGTTGCGAACGGTGTGGTACATCTGATTCACCGCCCACTCGTGATCGTCGATATGCACGGAATGCAGATGCTTACG GATAACAGCCACACGCTATGGTCGAAGTTTAGGGACCTGATCGAAGACTACGCACCGGAGTTTCTGAACGTCCTGCGGGGCATGAGCCAGATGACGTTGTTTGTGCCGCAGGATGAAGCCGTTGCCCAGATGATGCAAACCAACTTCATGAG CAACCGCAAGAAGCTGCTCGAGGTACTAATGATGCACGTTGTGCCAGATGCCATAACGATAGACAAGATAAAGCGCAATAACCAGAACCAT ATTTACCAAATCCCAACGATGAACAGTCGCCGCTTCCTTTACTTTAACCTGAACGAGAACCGCACTACGCACGACAAAAGCGTCACCGTCGAGGGTGGTGGCGTCAATGCCTCCCTCGTGCTCGGGGACATCGCCACTAAGGATGGCTACATCCACATCATCGACCGTATGCTGGGTGTTTCATACATGACCGTCCAGGAAAAGCTGGAAACCGATCCGATGCTCAA TCTTACGTACCACTTTGGCAAGCTGAACCACTTCAACGATCAGCTCAACATGACCAACAAGCGGTTCACGTACTTCGTGCCGAGAGACAAGGCCTGGATCCAGTGGTTCATCGAACATCCCGCAGCAAACCTCGACGACTTTGTGCGGAACCGCGAGCAG TCTCGGATGGTGCTGGAGCATCATCTCATCGTAGCCGATCGGGTGTTCAGTATGGGTGATCTACGCAACATGTCGCATGATTCGCTCATCCTACCGACCGTCGGGTTGGAGAGCTTGCAGATTCGCGTAAAGGAGGAAGACAACA GGTACTTCATCCAGTGGAAGGAGACGGGCCGCTGGACGACAGTGTTCCGTGCCGATGTAGAATGCACCAACGGGCTGATCCACGTCATCGATGTACCGTTCGTGCACGAGTACGACATGATCACCAGCGACGGCCATCGCCTGTACGGTATCGAGCCGCTgacactgctgctggtgacgGTGCTGACCGCGCTCGGAGCGGTCTAG